The genome window gttgttgaattaaataaatccatcaacaaatgactgagttataagcgttcaaaattatgacagaaaaaggttacgcgattagttttgcatgttttaaattgacacccagtctcgggaagcgaagtgtaaggcatttttaatgacaaaatcgaccaaaaatttgctaaatacatgggatatttcgaaAGAATCGGTAAACAcgatgattcggttcttcaatatctagatgatatataagatactcaagcgaacacggtgttgcgcagacaacaggaaatataaccaacacataatgcaaaagcgacaatccagcaagtgaacgcatatacaatcgagtcatcagctcactggacgagctacttgtttcattcacagtcaaacatcaactaggcaaagaaatattgtgcagcctatatttatagatttctcttcatactacgcataacgatgcggtgttttctatgcatgacgcaaagcctcctatgccgaacaagaagttgacgtcattttctacaacagggattggtggatgagaaCATaagtcgattccaaccattttttcaatagtatgttattgaaatactgaaacgacgtcgtcatacatgtttaagttaaaagtttccgaatcgattggttgttaaattataacaatccatcaacaaatgaccgagttattaacgttcaaaattatgacacaaaaaggttacgcgactatttttgaaacttttaattgacacccggccccatatagtgaagagacaATAAGAacaataagaaaaataataataataaaaataataattattattattattacggcagacgtaaaaataatgctatttgcaaaacatttctttgatattacacctaagtgtaatatcaaaaccgacgtctcgaacgaaacaagtttcggcttgctaGTCGTACCgattttggtaagtttgagaggtaaagagctttACTCCCTTATTTATGCTAGGTgataaattagggggtaaaagctctttacctctcaaacttaccaaaatctgtacggcGTGCAAGCCGAATTttgtttcgttatttattattattattattattattattattattattattattattattattattattattattattattattattattattattattattattattattattattattattattattattattattattattattattattattattattattattattattattattattattattattattattattattattattattattattattattattattattattattattattattattattattattattattattattattattattattattattattattattattattattattattattattattattattattattattattattattattattattattattattattattattattattattattattattattattattattattattattattattattattattattattattattattattattattattattattattattattattattattattattattattattattattattattattattattattattattattattattattattattattattattattattattattattattattattattattattattattattattattattattattattattattattattattattattattattattattattattattattattattattattattattattattattattattattattattattattattattattattattattattattattattattattattcatcgaAGTTTGAAACACCGTTCTGTATGGTAACAACTACGTGCGCTCCTGAGTAATACACGGTATTTTTCGCGTTTTCCGCAATCACGGCGGTGAGAAATCATCCTGTAGCTAATTAGGTGGAAGTTTCAAAAGTGTGCAGTGAAAAATTCACGAAAATCGGTGAACAAGTGTTTAAATGCGAAGATTTTGTGAATACCCACGCAGTTTAATGAACAAAACAAACGGCCATTGGCCCGGCTACCCAGCCGCTTTTACCGCAGCTGTGGAGTGGCGCCTGTTAAAACAACTTTCGTACAGTTAAAGCAACGTTCGTACAGTGATATGAAAATAGTGATTACTAAATTCTAAATGCATCGAGATAGCGATTACTAAATTTTGGAAATAACCGTGAATCCATACAGTGAATCTGCTGTAGTGTATAGTGCCATATGCAGTGAAACACTTCTTCTCCGCTTAGCGCCATATCGCTACTTGACTACCTGCTCTGTTCCATTCACTATTGGGGCCGATTGCAAAGACGGCGATCTGAACGGAAGTTTTTTCTCCAATCTGTTAAACGGAAAAAagctttcaaaaaataaaaaataaaaaaaaaacaatttttttttgttgtttttttttatactaaACTGCGTATTAGTAGTGTGGCTAATAACATCAGAGGGCGTTCCAGTAAATCTCCGACGTTGAAGGTGCAAACAAGGTAGGATCTATCCTTATTATCGATTTTTCCTATCTGGGATTGGTAACAGGTGACCCATTGATTCACCCAACGTCATTTTGAATGGCTGCTGCTAGCAGCGGCGACCCAGGGGGGTCGTATGGACGTAGACTTCCGACGTTCATGGACCCAACAAACAAATTCGGGGAACTAACTTTCCTGCAACTTAAGGGAAAAAATGACATACCGCTCCCAAGAAATCCGTTCATAATCGGTAAATCTGTGGAGAATGCTGCAGGTGGACCAATCGAGGATGCAAACACCGAAGCACAAGGTACACGGTATACTCTAAGAGTACGGGATCCCAGTCAAGTAACAAAGCTACTGAAAATGACACAACTGATTGATGGTACCGAAGTAGTAATCGAAGCCCACCCAAATTTGAATGTTAGTCGATGCGTCATAACATGCTATGACCTAATACAAATGGAAGAAAAAGATGTTCTAGCGGAGATTCTCAGCCAGGGAGTAATTCGAGTACAGCGAATAACACGAAGTGAAGGTGGGAATAGAGTAAATACACCAGCATTAATTCTTACGTTCTGCAAGACAACGTACCCGAAACACATAAAAATCGGTCTGTTACATATATCGACTCGCCCATACTTTCCGAATCCAATGCTTTGCTATAATTGCTTCAACTTCGGCCATACTCGTATGCGATGCCCAAGCCCAAAACGTTGCTTCAACTGTTCTGGTGAGCAGCATGGAGAGGAAGAATGTAATGAAGCACAAttttgtcgaaactgcaaaggaGATCATCGCCCATCGAACCGTCAATGTCCGGTGTACAAGAAGGAAGTCGAAATCATTAAAATAAAGGTTCGCGAAAACATAACTTTCCCAGAAGCTAGAAAGAGAGCAGAACAACAGACTCAGGGAAGCTACGCACAGGCTACGGCACAGCAAACAAGGATCGAAAAGAAACTGAAGGAAATGGAACTAACTATgaaacaaaaagacgaacaaatTGTAAAACTTTTAGAAGCAGCCAAACGCAAAGaggaaaaaatggaacaaatgATGGCATACATCCAGCAACTTAAACATCAAATAGCCACGCAAGACAAATCTTTTCACAGCAAAGAACAAAACATAACGCCAACAATATTAGGACCAGTAACAAGATCTAGGAATAACTCTCCAGCCATTCAAGAAACAAAACGCGGAAGACCACCAAAACAAAACATGAACATAACCAAAAAACCACAAACGTATACAGATAGCCAAAGTCCTCCCCCGAAGAAAACAGCTACTATCACACTAGACACAAGCGAACCGATGACGTATTCGGATGAAGAGATTGAGATATCGGAGACGCCCCCTAGCCAGCTCATTCGATAGTCTCAATCAAGAAAAACGCATAAATACCTATAAAAACAACCCACGCTCGTGTACGGATCACGAGAAAACTCGGTTTGGAAGCGGGGAAAGTGTAGTACCCCTTCTAACGCAAGCACAGACGGCTAAAAGAACTGTCCGGGACGTTCAACCCCCACCCGTTGACAGCGATTTTTCCTCTGTGACCGACGAAAGCAACAAATGCTACAACAGAACACAACCAACTGAATATATTGGAAGTACTCTCAACACCATGGCACGGAATACCTGCAAAACTACACAAAGAACTTCCCCAGTACCGACTGCTGTCGGCAACAGTTGTTTTCATCGTAATCGTAGTGTAGTTTACCCGACAGTGGTTGGTACTGTGGGGCAAGTTGTCCCACAGGTTAGTCAACCCATTCAAAACTGCATATCAGGTACTGCCGCGCCCAATATATTTCCAGATAATTCTGACACCAAAAGCAACACTTCAGACTCCAATGGCTACAACTTCACCACAGATTCACCGATAATGATACTTCATGACCAAACACAAAGAAACAAATCCTCACAAAGTCTTTCCCCAGTGCCGGCCATTTCCGGTAGTTCTTCCgaaagtagtgttgttttgacaGTGGCTGGTACTGTGGGACAAGATGTCTCACAGGTCAGTGCTTCCCTACATCGATCGCTAACAGAACATACTGCTGTCCCACTCTCCGTTGCAGAAACAATGACAAAGGAATCCCGGGCTGGGGAAGAAGAGATGAAAGTAGCTTCCCCACTTCCTCTAGGGGAAGGGATCGATTGGGGGGAAAAAAGCTGTCCCTATCCCCCGGATATACAGCTTTTGCAATTCTCCTCCCGACTTTCCACCGGTGAGACTCCAAGTCCAATACAACTGCGAAGCCTCTCGCCTGACAAAACCTCGCCGTTCGATGAAACGAAAGCAGCAGCATCACCGAATAGGCGGACAGAATCTACACAAAGCTTTTCCCCAGTGCTGGCCGCTGTCAGTAGATCGGAAGAGAGTAGTGTAGAACGTTTGACAGCGACTGGCACTGTGGGACAAAATGTCCTACAGGTCAGTCCTACTTTCCGTTCCACAAGAATGGATAATGCCGTGGCACCAATCTCCTTTTCAGATTTCGTCATGACGTCCCGGGTTGGGGAAGAAGAGATGAAAGTAGCTTCCCCACTTCCATCATTGGAAGGGATCGATCGGGGGGAAAAGGGCTGTCCCTACCCCGCGGATATACAGCCCTTGCAATTCTCCTCCCGACTTTCCACCGGTGAACCATCGCCTCCTAGTCAAAGTCATCGATCTCCATCACCTACAACCACAGAGCGATCCACAACACCATCGATCAAGAAAAACGTTTCCGACAGAACTTTCGCGTTACAGTGGAACATGCGTGGATTACGAGCTAATATTAGCGAACTGAAACAGCTCATCGCCGAATATGAGCCCTGCGTGGTTGCCCTTCAAGAGACGAAGGTCAATGAGGCGATCATTCCATCAGACTACGTAGGCAAAAATTACACACTGTTACTCAAAACGAACAccgagcactactggcaacacggAGTGGGCCTCGCCATCCGCGACGGCACGCCTTTCGAACGGATATCTACGAACACCAGTCTCCATCTGATTGCCGTACGAATCCACAAACCGGTTTTGGTAACAGTAGTGTCAATCTACATACCACCCAGTGCGCGCGACTGCCAACACCAGTTGGATGCATTCATGGACGAAATTGAAGGGCCAGTGATATTTTTGGGAGATTTCAATGCTCATCATTACGCATGGGGATCGAAATCGACCGACACACTCGGTCGTTTTATAGCGGAGAAAACTCTCATCAATAAACTTGTCATCCTGAATAACGGTTCTCCTACCCGTATCGACCCAGTCACAGGAAAGGCATCGGCCATAGATCTTTCCTTTTGTTCGGAAAGCCTAGCCAGCAGACTCACCTGGCGAACTCTGAATGACACACACAACAGCGACCACTTCCCAATCAAGATCTCTATTCCTGGTTGGTCACACAATCGAACAACGCGACAAAAATGGCTATACGATCGTGCAGATTGGCCCGCATACGAGCGTATCATAGCCGACTCCACCCGCTCAGGCAACGAATGGAACGTCGTGAAACTAACCGAGGCAATCCATGCAGCAGCGACTGAATCCATCCCCCGAACTACCGGTCGATCGGGACCTAAGGCAGTACCATGGTGGTgtccagaagtaaagcaagcaaTAAAACTACGACGTAAATGCCTACGAGAACTACGACGCAGTAACTCTTCCAGCATCCATCGACCTGAAGCCCTGCAAAAATTTCAGGAAGCCAGATCCCTGGCACGGAAAGCGGTTAAAACAGCAAGACAGCAATCATGGGAAGATTTCGTAGCGAAAATTTCACCGAGCAGCACGACGACCGAACTGTGGAAAACAGTTAACATCCTGCGTGGTAACAGACAGCACCGTTCGCTAGTCCTAAAACAGGAGGAAGGATTCACTGACGACCCCGAAGAAGTAGCGGAAGCATTAGCCAAACATTACGGTGAGCGGTCAGCTACCTCAAGCTACCTCGCATCTTTCCAAATGACCAAGGAAAAAGCCGAGCGAAAGAGACTGACAAACTTGCACAGTTTCGAGGCCGTGTATAACACCGAAATTACTCTAGATGAGCTACTATGGGCACTTGACAAAGGGCAAGGCTCATCTACAGGACCGGACCAGATAGGATACCCCATGCTTCGACGACTGCCGTTATGCGTAAAGATGATACTGTTGGAAACGTTCAATAAAGTATGGCATAGCGGAGATTTTCCCACAAGTTGGAGGAACGCCATTATCGTACCGCTCCCAAAACCAAACTGCAACGACCTCGGACCTGCGGCCTTTCGACCGATTTCTTTGACCAGCTGTATGGCGAAGGTATTCGAGCGCATAATCAACCGACGTCTCATCACCGAACTGGAGTCAAGTGGAAGACTGGACAAGCGCCAACACGCATTCCGCTGCGGACGCGGTACCGATACGTATCTCGCTGAACTGGAAAGATCGCTTCCAAATGAAAACGAGCATTGTCTCATCGCCTCGTTGGACCTCTCCAAAGCATATGACACAACATGGCGATATGGAATACTCCGAACTCTGAAGAAGTGGGGAATAGCCGGCCGGATGTTTAATATGCTACAGAGTTTTCTCTCTGAACGGACGTTCCAAGTTAGCGTAGGAGGAATGCTGTCGCAGATGCATGACCTGGAGAACGGTGTCCCCCAAGGATCGGTTTTGTCGGTTACCCTGTTTCTCATCGCGATGCAACCGATCTTCAACGTCGTACCGAATGGCGTTCAAATTCTATTGTACGCAGATGATATCCTCCTCGTAGTTCACGGTCTAAAAAATCAGAAACTACATCGCAAGCTACAGGCTGCGGTTAAAGCTGTCGGAAAATGGACGAAGAGTGTTGGTTTTACCATCTCCGCTACTAAATCGGAAACGATGTATTGTAGCCCCAACGCACGGCGTGATCCGATACGTAACATCACGCTCGATCGAGTCCCTATACCAAAAACGAAGCAACTACGTATCGTCGGTGTAACTCTTGACCGCACGCTGAGCTTCAAAGCACATTGCAAGATGGCAAAAAAAGCATGTGAATCCAGGCTCAAAATCTTGAGAATGATAGGAGCGAAACTGCCACGTGGTAATCGTACAACTTTGCTACAGGTTGGTTCGGCGTTGGTAACATCAAAACTAACATACGGAATCGGAATAGTTAGCAGAGGCGGCGCAGCGATCTCCCAAATGCTCGCACCACCATACAATAAAATGGCACGGTTCAGCTCAGGAGCCTTCATAACGAGTCCGATCGTATCGATCATGGCAGAAAGCGGAATGCTTCCCTTCGAGCAACTAGCAATGCAAACCACCGTGCAAATAGCCATTCGCCTCTTAGAGCTCGATCAGAACAATACCAGCCTTCCGCTAGTACGACGGGCGCTCGAACAAATGCA of Malaya genurostris strain Urasoe2022 unplaced genomic scaffold, Malgen_1.1 HiC_scaffold_71, whole genome shotgun sequence contains these proteins:
- the LOC131440079 gene encoding uncharacterized protein LOC131440079, yielding MAAASSGDPGGSYGRRLPTFMDPTNKFGELTFLQLKGKNDIPLPRNPFIIGKSVENAAGGPIEDANTEAQGTRYTLRVRDPSQVTKLLKMTQLIDGTEVVIEAHPNLNVSRCVITCYDLIQMEEKDVLAEILSQGVIRVQRITRSEGGNRVNTPALILTFCKTTYPKHIKIGLLHISTRPYFPNPMLCYNCFNFGHTRMRCPSPKRCFNCSGEQHGEEECNEAQFCRNCKGDHRPSNRQCPVYKKEVEIIKIKVRENITFPEARKRAEQQTQGSYAQATAQQTRIEKKLKEMELTMKQKDEQIVKLLEAAKRKEEKMEQMMAYIQQLKHQIATQDKSFHSKEQNITPTILGPVTRSRNNSPAIQETKRGRPPKQNMNITKKPQTYTDSQSPPPKKTATITLDTSEPMTYSDEEIEISETPPSQLIR